A part of Kitasatospora acidiphila genomic DNA contains:
- a CDS encoding phosphoadenylyl-sulfate reductase yields the protein MTDLEKLATAAGRELEDASAQEIMRWAADTFGSKLCVTSSMEDAVVAHLASTAAPGIDVVFLDTGYHFPETIGTRDAVAATMPVNVITLTPRQTVAEQDAEYGPALHDRDPDLCCSLRKVEPLQRGLTAYDAWATGLRRDESPTRANTPVVAWDAKRRKVKIAPIARWTQADVDAYVQEHGVLLNPLLWEGYTSVGCSPLSCTRMPGEGEEGRAGRWAGSGKQECGIHL from the coding sequence ATGACTGACCTGGAGAAGCTGGCCACCGCGGCCGGCCGCGAGCTGGAGGACGCCTCGGCGCAGGAGATCATGCGCTGGGCCGCCGACACCTTCGGCAGCAAGCTGTGCGTGACCTCCTCGATGGAGGACGCGGTGGTGGCCCACCTGGCGTCCACCGCAGCGCCCGGGATCGACGTGGTCTTCCTGGACACCGGCTACCACTTCCCGGAGACCATCGGCACCCGGGACGCGGTCGCGGCGACCATGCCGGTCAACGTGATCACCCTGACGCCGCGCCAGACCGTGGCCGAGCAGGACGCCGAGTACGGCCCCGCCCTGCACGACCGCGACCCGGACCTGTGCTGCTCGCTGCGCAAGGTCGAGCCGCTGCAGCGCGGGCTGACGGCCTACGACGCCTGGGCCACCGGCCTGCGCCGCGACGAGTCGCCGACCCGGGCCAACACCCCGGTGGTGGCCTGGGACGCCAAGCGGCGCAAGGTGAAGATCGCGCCGATCGCCCGCTGGACCCAGGCGGACGTGGACGCCTACGTCCAGGAGCACGGCGTGCTGCTCAACCCGCTGCTGTGGGAGGGCTACACCTCGGTGGGCTGCTCGCCGCTCTCCTGCACCCGCATGCCGGGCGAGGGCGAGGAGGGCCGCGCCGGGCGCTGGGCGGGGTCGGGCAAGCAGGAGTGCGGCATCCATCTTTGA
- a CDS encoding DUF6004 family protein — MSGGNETYESLDVRPKPDRPHVLAAATVVFGEDLSSGRRETIPLSGFTQLNHWPMPGFEHRVDDKGHAEFDLELISAPEVGIKGYSYELNDRIQVLTNPFLTNTGRIRQASPGKNFPAELSLRRFGILETSTLRLAHRNAIDMSGTFSGLPPFLQPSSVPYLGSPAGDGPLDVQAAPGVLRATTLPEAWYPADDENQPTGDTPKLFFAASASPFMAIMVDPSLIMQTTLEGTLELEVGGKTVRVDLAGDHNLAAGAEILLFGPDKHDEGAGVKAQLARLAVTGQCAELGGRVMLRVSWSRPSGGTLGSGSEDSLTRVAFPSELHLDTNFELCTPSGTLYADTSMRLAGKLSGLEPTGTELRTEGAATPLKTPSGEVKARLTEVRLTMRDAYVGEYAPVSM, encoded by the coding sequence ATGAGCGGTGGCAACGAAACGTACGAGTCGCTGGATGTCCGGCCGAAGCCCGACCGCCCGCATGTCCTCGCCGCCGCGACGGTCGTCTTCGGCGAGGACCTCAGCTCAGGGCGCCGGGAGACGATCCCGCTCTCCGGATTCACTCAGTTGAACCACTGGCCCATGCCCGGCTTCGAGCACCGCGTCGACGACAAGGGGCACGCCGAGTTCGACCTCGAGCTGATCAGCGCGCCCGAGGTCGGCATCAAGGGCTACAGCTACGAGCTGAACGACCGCATCCAGGTCCTGACCAACCCGTTCCTGACCAACACGGGCCGCATCAGGCAGGCCTCCCCCGGGAAGAACTTCCCCGCGGAGCTCTCCCTCCGCCGGTTCGGGATCCTGGAGACCAGCACGCTGCGGCTGGCCCATCGCAACGCCATCGACATGTCCGGCACCTTCTCCGGCCTGCCGCCGTTCCTGCAGCCGTCGTCCGTCCCCTACCTCGGCAGCCCGGCCGGTGACGGACCACTCGACGTCCAGGCGGCGCCGGGCGTGCTCCGCGCCACCACCCTGCCCGAAGCCTGGTACCCGGCCGACGACGAGAACCAACCCACAGGTGACACACCGAAGTTGTTCTTCGCCGCGAGCGCGAGTCCCTTCATGGCCATCATGGTCGACCCCTCCTTGATCATGCAGACCACGCTGGAGGGCACGCTGGAGCTGGAGGTGGGTGGCAAGACCGTGCGGGTCGACCTGGCGGGCGACCACAACCTGGCTGCCGGAGCGGAGATCCTGCTGTTCGGCCCTGACAAGCACGACGAAGGCGCCGGTGTGAAGGCCCAGTTGGCACGTCTGGCGGTCACGGGCCAGTGCGCGGAGCTGGGCGGCCGGGTCATGCTGCGGGTCAGCTGGTCGCGACCGTCCGGCGGCACGCTGGGCTCGGGCAGCGAGGACAGCCTGACCCGCGTCGCGTTCCCCTCGGAGCTGCACCTCGACACCAACTTCGAGCTGTGCACGCCGAGCGGGACGCTCTACGCGGACACATCCATGCGCCTCGCGGGCAAGCTGTCGGGCCTGGAGCCCACCGGCACCGAGCTGCGCACCGAGGGCGCCGCCACTCCGCTGAAGACCCCGAGCGGTGAGGTCAAGGCGCGGCTCACCGAGGTGCGGCTGACCATGCGCGACGCCTACGTCGGTGAGTACGCGCCGGTCAGCATGTGA
- a CDS encoding sulfate adenylyltransferase subunit 1, giving the protein MTTTTHELTATSLLRFATAGSVDDGKSTLVGRLLHDSKSVLADQLEAVEHASRRRGQDAPDLALLTDGLRAEREQGITIDVAYRYFATTRRRFILADTPGHVQYTRNMVTGASTAELAVVLVDARNGVVEQTRRHAAVAALLRVPHVVLAVNKMDLVDYAEDVFARIADEFTGYAASLGVTDIIAIPISALAGDNVVEPSAHMDWYPGPTLLEHLETVPVGSDPSDEPARFPVQYVIRPQTAEHPDYRGYAGQLASGVLRTGDPVTVLPSGHTTTVAGIDVLGVETDIAWAPQSITVRLTDDIDISRGDLIAAGPTPVPTKDIEATVCHLNERALKAGDKVLLKHTTRTVRALVKDVAYQLDIDTLEQHTGATELNVNEIGRITLRTAEPLALDAYADNRRTGSFLLIDPADGSTLTAGMVGEAFDGALTAPAAQEEDWV; this is encoded by the coding sequence ATGACCACCACCACCCACGAGCTGACGGCCACTTCGCTGCTGCGCTTCGCCACCGCCGGCTCCGTCGACGACGGCAAGTCCACCCTGGTCGGCCGCCTGCTCCACGACTCCAAGTCGGTGCTGGCCGACCAGTTGGAGGCCGTCGAGCACGCCTCCCGCCGCCGTGGCCAGGACGCCCCCGACCTCGCCCTGCTCACCGACGGACTGCGGGCGGAGCGCGAGCAGGGCATCACCATCGACGTCGCCTACCGCTACTTCGCCACCACCCGGCGCCGGTTCATCCTCGCCGACACTCCCGGCCACGTGCAGTACACCCGCAACATGGTCACCGGCGCCTCCACCGCCGAGCTCGCCGTCGTCCTGGTCGACGCCCGCAACGGCGTCGTCGAGCAGACCCGCCGCCATGCCGCCGTCGCCGCCCTGCTGCGTGTCCCGCACGTCGTGCTCGCGGTCAACAAGATGGACCTGGTCGACTACGCCGAGGACGTCTTCGCGCGCATCGCCGACGAGTTCACCGGCTACGCGGCCTCCCTGGGCGTCACCGACATCATCGCGATCCCCATCTCGGCGCTGGCCGGGGACAACGTGGTCGAGCCGTCCGCGCACATGGACTGGTACCCGGGCCCGACCCTGCTGGAGCACCTGGAGACCGTTCCGGTCGGCAGCGACCCCAGCGACGAGCCCGCCCGCTTCCCCGTGCAGTACGTCATCCGCCCGCAGACCGCCGAGCACCCCGACTACCGCGGCTACGCAGGCCAGTTGGCGTCCGGCGTGCTGCGCACCGGCGACCCCGTGACGGTGCTCCCCTCCGGGCACACCACCACCGTGGCCGGCATCGACGTGCTGGGCGTGGAGACCGACATCGCCTGGGCCCCGCAGTCGATCACCGTGCGCCTCACCGACGACATCGACATCTCGCGCGGCGACCTGATCGCGGCGGGCCCGACTCCGGTGCCCACCAAGGACATCGAGGCCACCGTCTGCCACCTGAACGAGCGCGCGCTCAAGGCCGGCGACAAGGTGCTGCTGAAGCACACCACCCGCACGGTGCGCGCCCTGGTGAAGGACGTCGCCTACCAGCTGGACATCGACACACTCGAACAGCACACGGGCGCAACCGAGTTGAACGTCAACGAGATCGGCCGCATCACGCTTCGCACCGCCGAGCCGCTGGCCCTGGACGCGTACGCCGACAACCGCCGCACCGGCTCGTTCCTGCTGATCGATCCGGCCGACGGCAGCACCCTCACCGCGGGCATGGTGGGCGAAGCCTTCGACGGCGCCCTCACCGCCCCGGCAGCGCAAGAGGAGGACTGGGTCTGA
- a CDS encoding nitrite/sulfite reductase gives MATTSDSVEAQPASEPAPRAARKVTRHRGEGQWGMGHHTPLNANEQFKKDDDGLNVRTRIETIYAHRGFDSIDPSDLRGRMRWWGLYTQRKEGIDGGKTAILDPHELDAEYFMLRVRIDGGRLTVAQLNAIAEVSQQYARGTADLTDRQNIQFHWIRIEDVPAIWQKLEAVGLSTTEACGDTPRVILGSPVAGIAADEIIDGTPAIEEIQRRFIGNPAFSNLPRKFKSAVSGSPLLDVAHEINDVAFVGVVHPEHGPGFDLWVGGGLSTNPKLGVRLGAWVPLDEVPDVFGGVIGIFRDYGYRRLRNRARLKFLVADWGAAKFRQVLEDEYLKYQLVDGPAPEQPAGVWRDHVGVHRQNDGRYYVGFAPRVGRMDGALLGKVAELAAAHGSDRLRTTAEQKMLVLDVPEDRIDALVAGLEALDLRVSPSPFRRGTMACTGLEYCKLAIVETKERGRTLIDELESRLPDFDEPLSININGCPNSCARIQVGDIGLKGQLVTDEHGNQVEGYQVHLGGALGLEAGFGRKVRGLKVTKDGLADYIERLLTRFQADRADGERFAQWAARAGEEQLS, from the coding sequence ATGGCCACCACTTCCGACTCGGTCGAGGCCCAGCCCGCGAGCGAACCGGCGCCGCGCGCCGCCCGCAAGGTGACCCGGCATCGCGGCGAGGGCCAGTGGGGCATGGGTCACCACACCCCGCTGAACGCCAATGAGCAGTTCAAGAAGGACGACGACGGTCTCAATGTGCGGACACGCATTGAGACGATCTACGCGCACCGCGGCTTCGACTCGATCGACCCGTCCGACCTGCGCGGCCGGATGCGCTGGTGGGGCCTGTACACCCAGCGCAAGGAGGGCATCGACGGCGGCAAGACCGCCATCCTCGACCCGCACGAGCTGGACGCCGAGTACTTCATGCTCCGGGTCCGGATCGACGGCGGCCGGCTGACGGTGGCCCAGCTGAACGCGATCGCCGAGGTCTCGCAGCAGTACGCGCGCGGCACCGCCGACCTGACCGACCGCCAGAACATCCAGTTCCACTGGATCCGGATCGAGGACGTGCCCGCGATCTGGCAGAAGCTGGAGGCCGTCGGCCTGTCCACCACCGAGGCGTGCGGCGACACCCCGCGGGTCATCCTCGGCTCCCCGGTGGCCGGCATCGCCGCGGACGAGATCATCGACGGCACGCCCGCCATCGAGGAGATCCAGCGCCGCTTCATCGGCAACCCGGCCTTCTCCAACCTGCCGCGCAAGTTCAAGAGCGCGGTCTCCGGCTCCCCGCTGCTGGACGTGGCGCACGAGATCAACGACGTGGCGTTCGTCGGCGTGGTCCACCCCGAACACGGCCCGGGCTTCGACCTCTGGGTCGGCGGCGGCCTGTCCACCAACCCCAAGTTGGGCGTGCGGCTGGGCGCCTGGGTCCCACTGGACGAGGTGCCGGACGTCTTCGGCGGCGTGATCGGCATCTTCCGCGACTACGGCTACCGCCGGCTGCGCAACCGGGCCCGGCTGAAGTTCCTGGTCGCCGACTGGGGCGCGGCCAAGTTCCGCCAGGTGCTGGAGGACGAGTACCTCAAGTACCAGCTGGTCGACGGCCCGGCGCCCGAGCAGCCCGCCGGCGTGTGGCGCGACCACGTCGGCGTGCACCGGCAGAACGACGGCCGGTACTACGTCGGCTTCGCCCCCCGGGTCGGCCGGATGGACGGCGCGCTGCTCGGCAAGGTCGCCGAACTGGCCGCCGCGCACGGCTCCGACCGGCTGCGCACCACCGCCGAGCAGAAGATGCTGGTGCTCGACGTGCCCGAGGACCGGATCGACGCGCTGGTGGCCGGTCTGGAGGCGCTGGACCTGCGGGTCAGCCCGTCCCCGTTCCGGCGCGGCACCATGGCCTGCACCGGCCTGGAGTACTGCAAGCTCGCCATCGTCGAGACCAAGGAGCGCGGGCGCACCCTGATCGACGAACTGGAGTCCCGGCTGCCGGACTTCGACGAGCCGCTGTCCATCAACATCAACGGCTGCCCGAACTCCTGCGCCCGGATCCAGGTCGGCGACATCGGCCTCAAGGGCCAGTTGGTCACCGACGAGCACGGCAACCAGGTCGAGGGCTACCAGGTGCACCTCGGCGGCGCGCTCGGCCTGGAGGCCGGGTTCGGCCGCAAGGTGCGCGGGCTCAAAGTGACCAAGGACGGCCTGGCGGACTACATCGAGCGGCTGCTGACCCGCTTCCAGGCCGACCGCGCGGACGGCGAGCGGTTCGCCCAGTGGGCGGCCCGGGCCGGCGAGGAGCAGCTGTCGTGA
- a CDS encoding sirohydrochlorin chelatase — protein sequence MSASLLLIAHGSRDPRHAATVDALVSEVRAQRPGLEVATAYLDHCAPRLSQVVARLGSAVAVPLLLNRAYHAKHDIPAALRSAGAAGMPVADVLGPSPLLLAALERRLAQAGLDLARRAATGVVLAAAGSSDPAADAATRALAADWQRRHGWGAVAVAYASANGPRVPDALAELRARGGVERTAVAPYLLAPGVLPDRIAAAAAEAGADVLAPVLGAAPEVARLLLTRYDQARIPAAAAA from the coding sequence ATGTCCGCCTCGCTCCTCCTGATCGCCCACGGCAGCCGCGACCCCCGGCATGCGGCGACGGTCGACGCCCTGGTCAGCGAGGTGCGGGCGCAGCGGCCCGGCCTGGAGGTGGCCACCGCCTACCTGGACCACTGCGCGCCGCGCCTGTCGCAGGTGGTGGCGCGGCTCGGCTCGGCCGTTGCAGTCCCCCTGCTCCTCAACCGCGCCTACCACGCCAAGCACGACATCCCCGCCGCGCTGCGCTCCGCGGGCGCGGCGGGGATGCCGGTGGCCGATGTCCTCGGGCCCTCTCCGCTGCTACTGGCCGCGCTGGAGCGACGGTTGGCGCAGGCCGGACTGGACCTCGCCCGACGGGCCGCCACCGGCGTGGTGTTGGCCGCCGCCGGCTCCTCCGACCCGGCCGCCGACGCCGCCACCCGCGCGCTGGCCGCCGACTGGCAGCGCCGCCACGGCTGGGGTGCGGTGGCGGTGGCGTACGCGTCGGCGAACGGCCCCCGGGTGCCCGACGCCCTCGCCGAACTCCGCGCCCGGGGCGGCGTGGAGCGCACCGCCGTCGCGCCGTACCTGCTCGCCCCGGGTGTGCTCCCGGACCGCATAGCCGCAGCCGCCGCCGAGGCCGGGGCCGACGTGCTCGCGCCCGTCCTGGGCGCCGCCCCCGAGGTCGCCCGACTGCTGCTGACCCGCTACGACCAAGCGAGAATCCCGGCGGCAGCAGCTGCCTGA
- a CDS encoding putative leader peptide, translating to MPSAGTTLVGRLHVDLLRVSSAICPVI from the coding sequence ATGCCCAGCGCCGGAACCACCTTGGTCGGTCGACTCCACGTCGATCTCCTTCGCGTGTCCAGCGCCATCTGTCCGGTGATCTGA
- a CDS encoding ABC transporter permease translates to MSSTDTTPTTRVDDELQGLDALETVTTQRVPLTQALREKVLPPLLGVLLVLAVWQLVYSLHVTPAYKLPSPLDVWHSLTDLWYQGTLFSIIWTSLWRGISGFLAAVVIGTPIGLIVARVKFVRAAVGPVLSGLQSLPSVAWVPAAVIWLGINDQAMYAVILLGAVPSIANGLISGIDQVPPLFLRAGRTLGARGLTSARHVLLPAALPGYLAGLKQGWAFSWRSLMAAELIASSPDLGIGLGRYLENQRDASDMSGVLLGIILILVVGVAIDLLVFTPIENRVLRSRGLLQSGR, encoded by the coding sequence ATGTCCAGCACTGACACCACCCCCACCACCCGCGTGGACGACGAACTGCAGGGCCTGGACGCCCTGGAGACCGTCACCACCCAGCGCGTGCCGCTCACCCAGGCGCTGCGCGAGAAGGTGCTGCCGCCGCTGCTGGGCGTGCTGCTGGTACTGGCGGTGTGGCAGCTCGTCTACAGCCTGCACGTCACCCCGGCCTACAAGCTGCCCAGCCCGCTGGACGTCTGGCACTCCCTGACCGACCTCTGGTACCAGGGAACACTCTTCTCGATCATCTGGACCAGCCTGTGGCGGGGCATCTCCGGGTTCCTGGCAGCCGTCGTCATCGGCACTCCGATCGGCCTGATCGTCGCCCGGGTGAAGTTCGTGCGCGCCGCCGTCGGCCCGGTGCTCTCCGGCTTGCAGTCGCTGCCGTCGGTCGCCTGGGTGCCGGCCGCCGTCATCTGGCTCGGCATCAACGACCAGGCCATGTACGCCGTCATCCTGCTCGGCGCCGTCCCGTCCATCGCCAACGGCCTGATCTCCGGCATCGACCAGGTGCCGCCGCTCTTCCTGCGCGCCGGCCGCACCCTGGGCGCCCGCGGCCTCACCAGCGCCCGCCACGTGCTGCTGCCGGCCGCCCTGCCCGGCTACCTGGCCGGCCTCAAGCAGGGCTGGGCCTTCTCCTGGCGCTCCCTGATGGCCGCCGAGCTGATCGCCTCCTCCCCCGACCTCGGCATCGGCCTGGGCCGCTACCTGGAGAACCAGCGCGACGCCTCCGACATGTCCGGTGTGCTGCTCGGCATCATCCTCATCCTGGTCGTCGGCGTGGCGATCGATCTGCTGGTCTTCACACCGATCGAGAACCGCGTGCTGCGCAGCCGCGGCCTGCTGCAGAGCGGGCGCTGA
- a CDS encoding ABC transporter substrate-binding protein, giving the protein MGVGRARRALPAALAGLTAVSLLTACSYGSKAPKNDAAPAAAASGAKLSADTVKIGYFANLTHGTALVGLQEGLFQKELGGTGIKTQVFNAGPSEIEALNAGSIDIGWIGPSPAINGYTQSGGANLRIIGGSASGGVELVVNPAKVKSLDDLKGKKIATPQLGNTQDVALLDYLATKGFKEDAQSGAGDVSVVRTDNKVTPDAYSSGSIDGAWVPEPTASTLVAKGAKVLLDEKDLWPDRQFVITNIIVSQKFLKAHPDVVEAVLRGSVKANAFIKQNPAKAEQDANDAIKTAGGNALPAAILAPAFQSIDFTDDPLASTLQAEADHAVTAGLLKKPNIAGIYDLTLLDKVLKEAGRPAVADAGLGTN; this is encoded by the coding sequence CTGGGCGTCGGCCGCGCCAGACGCGCACTGCCCGCCGCCCTGGCCGGCCTGACCGCCGTCAGCCTGCTGACCGCGTGCAGCTACGGCTCCAAGGCGCCCAAGAACGACGCCGCCCCGGCCGCCGCGGCCTCGGGCGCCAAGCTGTCGGCCGACACGGTGAAGATCGGCTACTTCGCCAACCTGACCCATGGCACCGCGCTGGTCGGCCTGCAAGAGGGCCTGTTCCAGAAGGAGTTGGGCGGCACCGGGATCAAGACGCAGGTCTTCAACGCCGGCCCGTCCGAGATCGAGGCGCTCAACGCCGGTTCGATCGACATCGGTTGGATCGGCCCGTCTCCGGCGATCAACGGCTACACCCAGTCCGGTGGTGCCAACCTGCGGATCATCGGCGGCTCGGCCTCCGGCGGCGTCGAACTGGTCGTCAACCCCGCCAAGGTGAAGTCGCTGGACGACCTCAAGGGCAAGAAGATCGCCACCCCGCAGCTGGGCAACACCCAGGACGTGGCGCTGCTCGACTACCTGGCCACCAAGGGCTTCAAGGAGGACGCCCAGTCCGGCGCCGGTGACGTCTCGGTGGTCCGCACCGACAACAAGGTCACCCCCGACGCCTACAGCTCGGGCTCCATCGACGGCGCCTGGGTGCCCGAGCCGACCGCCTCCACCCTGGTCGCCAAGGGAGCGAAGGTCCTGCTCGACGAGAAGGACCTGTGGCCTGACCGGCAGTTCGTGATCACCAACATCATCGTGTCGCAGAAGTTCCTCAAGGCGCACCCCGACGTGGTCGAGGCGGTGCTGCGCGGCTCGGTGAAGGCCAACGCCTTCATCAAGCAGAACCCGGCCAAGGCCGAGCAGGACGCCAATGACGCGATCAAGACGGCCGGCGGCAACGCCCTGCCGGCCGCGATCCTGGCCCCGGCTTTCCAGAGCATCGACTTCACCGACGACCCGCTGGCCTCGACCCTGCAGGCCGAAGCCGACCACGCCGTCACCGCAGGCCTGTTGAAGAAGCCGAACATCGCCGGGATCTACGACTTGACGCTGCTCGACAAGGTGCTCAAGGAAGCGGGCAGGCCCGCCGTCGCCGACGCCGGCCTCGGCACCAACTAG
- the cysD gene encoding sulfate adenylyltransferase subunit CysD: protein MTTATTQPIEHSDSPFALSHLDALEAEAVHIFREVAGEFERPVILFSGGKDSIVMLHLALKAFAPAAIPFSLLHVDTGHNFPEVIAYRDRVAAEHNLRLHVASVQQFIDEGRLRERPDGTRNPLQTVPLLDAIDSNKFDAVFGGGRRDEEKARAKERVFSLRDEFGAWDPRRQRPELWALYNGRHAPGEHVRVFPLSNWTELDVWQYIERENIDLPEIYYAHQRDVFKRDGMWLTAGDWGGPREGETVERRLIRYRTVGDMSCTGAVDSDAATIAQVIAEIAASRLTERGATRADDKLSEAAMEDRKREGYF, encoded by the coding sequence GTGACGACCGCGACCACACAGCCGATCGAGCACAGCGACAGTCCTTTCGCCCTCTCGCACCTGGACGCCCTGGAGGCGGAGGCGGTGCACATCTTCCGTGAGGTGGCGGGTGAGTTCGAGCGGCCGGTGATCCTGTTCTCCGGCGGCAAGGACTCGATCGTGATGCTGCACCTGGCGCTCAAGGCGTTCGCGCCGGCGGCCATCCCCTTCTCGCTGCTGCACGTGGACACCGGGCACAACTTCCCCGAGGTCATCGCCTACCGCGACCGCGTGGCGGCCGAGCACAACCTGCGTCTGCACGTCGCCTCCGTCCAGCAGTTCATCGACGAGGGCCGGCTGCGTGAGCGCCCGGACGGCACCCGCAACCCGCTGCAGACCGTGCCGCTGCTGGACGCGATCGACTCCAACAAGTTCGACGCCGTCTTCGGCGGCGGCCGCCGCGACGAGGAGAAGGCCCGCGCCAAGGAGCGCGTCTTCTCCCTGCGCGACGAGTTCGGGGCGTGGGACCCGCGCCGCCAACGCCCCGAACTGTGGGCGCTCTACAACGGCCGCCACGCCCCCGGCGAGCACGTGCGCGTCTTCCCGCTCTCCAACTGGACCGAGCTGGACGTCTGGCAGTACATCGAGCGCGAGAACATCGACCTGCCCGAGATCTACTACGCCCACCAGCGCGACGTCTTCAAGCGCGACGGCATGTGGCTGACCGCCGGTGACTGGGGCGGCCCGCGCGAGGGCGAGACCGTCGAGCGGCGCCTGATCCGCTACCGCACGGTCGGCGACATGTCCTGCACCGGCGCCGTCGACTCCGACGCCGCCACCATCGCCCAGGTGATCGCGGAGATCGCCGCCTCCCGCCTCACCGAACGCGGCGCCACCAGGGCCGACGACAAGCTCTCCGAGGCCGCCATGGAAGACCGCAAGCGCGAGGGGTACTTCTAA
- a CDS encoding ABC transporter ATP-binding protein produces MSTALTTPDATVTTADTAVRLAGVHKTYGTTPVLDDINLTAAPGEFLCLLGASGCGKSTLLNLVAGLDRPSSGSIEVPAGRPALMFQDHALFPWLTAGRNIELALRLNGTPRDQRKAEAERLLELVRLGGAHRKRVHELSGGMRQRVALARALAQGSQVLLMDEPFAALDAITRDLLHEELVRIWQERQLTVLFVTHNVREAVRLAQRVVLLSSRPGRIAREWRIDLPQPRRIESAAVADLSVEITEHLRGEIRRHVQH; encoded by the coding sequence ATGAGCACGGCACTGACCACTCCCGACGCCACCGTCACCACTGCCGACACCGCCGTGCGCCTGGCCGGCGTGCACAAGACCTACGGCACCACGCCCGTCCTGGACGACATCAACCTCACCGCCGCGCCGGGCGAGTTCCTCTGCCTGCTCGGCGCCTCCGGCTGCGGCAAGTCCACACTGCTCAACCTGGTCGCCGGACTCGACCGGCCCAGCAGCGGCAGCATCGAGGTCCCGGCCGGCCGGCCCGCCCTGATGTTCCAGGACCACGCGCTGTTCCCCTGGTTGACCGCCGGCCGCAACATCGAGCTCGCGCTGCGCCTCAACGGCACCCCGCGCGACCAGCGCAAGGCCGAGGCCGAACGCCTGCTCGAGCTGGTCCGCCTGGGCGGCGCGCACCGCAAGCGGGTCCACGAGCTCTCCGGCGGCATGCGCCAACGGGTCGCGCTGGCCCGGGCGTTGGCGCAGGGCAGCCAAGTGCTGCTGATGGACGAGCCGTTCGCCGCGCTGGACGCCATCACCCGCGACCTGCTGCACGAGGAGCTCGTCCGGATCTGGCAGGAACGGCAGTTGACCGTCCTGTTCGTCACCCACAACGTCCGCGAGGCCGTCCGGCTCGCCCAGCGCGTCGTACTGCTCTCCTCCCGCCCCGGCCGGATCGCCCGCGAGTGGCGGATCGACCTGCCGCAGCCGCGCCGGATCGAGAGCGCCGCCGTCGCGGACCTGTCCGTCGAGATCACCGAGCACCTGCGTGGGGAGATCCGCCGCCATGTCCAGCACTGA
- the cysC gene encoding adenylyl-sulfate kinase has translation MTTADTLAAAEAARSAAPCERGATVWLTGLPSAGKTTLAFALAERLRAEGHRVEVLDGDEIREFLSKGLGFSEEDRHTNVTRIGFVAEKLARNGVKVLAPVIAPYARSRAAVRARHAEQGAEFLEIHVATPVGLCSERDVKGLYAKQAAGEISGLTGVDDPYEAPEQPELRLRTQGRSVAESAAELHAFLTERGLA, from the coding sequence GTGACCACAGCCGACACCCTGGCCGCCGCGGAGGCGGCCCGTTCGGCCGCTCCGTGTGAGCGCGGCGCCACGGTGTGGCTGACCGGGCTGCCGAGCGCCGGCAAGACCACCCTGGCCTTCGCGCTGGCCGAGCGGCTGCGCGCCGAGGGCCACCGGGTGGAGGTGCTCGACGGGGACGAGATCCGCGAGTTCCTCTCCAAGGGCCTGGGCTTCTCCGAGGAGGACCGGCACACCAACGTGACCCGGATCGGGTTCGTGGCCGAGAAGTTGGCCCGCAACGGCGTCAAGGTGCTCGCCCCGGTGATCGCGCCCTACGCCCGCTCCCGGGCCGCGGTGCGGGCCCGGCACGCGGAGCAGGGCGCCGAGTTCCTGGAGATCCACGTCGCCACTCCCGTCGGGCTCTGCTCCGAGCGCGACGTCAAGGGCCTGTACGCCAAGCAGGCGGCAGGCGAGATCTCCGGCCTGACCGGAGTCGACGACCCTTACGAGGCGCCGGAGCAGCCGGAGTTGCGCCTGCGGACCCAGGGCCGCTCGGTGGCCGAGTCCGCCGCCGAGCTGCACGCCTTCCTGACCGAGAGGGGCCTCGCGTGA